From [Clostridium] symbiosum, a single genomic window includes:
- a CDS encoding oligosaccharide flippase family protein, with amino-acid sequence MNKIIKMWDVIWKKGLLHIFAGTFMTKVISFFGSIFLVRVLSKQEYGILGYLDNIYGYAFVFAGMGLSNAILRYVVLAETIQEKYNYFNYAVKKGIVWNVILILCLLIFSGFYPHPAAYQNYIWLLCILIIAVPFQYIIDNVLCNERAMFSNQRYALYSFCFSGVTIISKILFGKWFGIKGVVFSQVCIYIVLAVSFFILTKKDYYSDLISKKLSKSEKSTITRYSLQYMITNGLWAIFMLNDTFLLGRYCAPEIIAEYKVAYTIPGSVSLLSTAIGIFVTPYFVRNENNNAWIRSNYKKTYLITAGVVGAICLIITVLAKPIVLLLYGSEYINVVKIMGVLLIASFFNCGLRYTTANILAAMGKVKYNMIISGIGILLQFSLNIQIIPRFGAMGVAITSCIVYGIMAISLLFIFLKQYYWDNNPGNKNCK; translated from the coding sequence ATGAATAAAATAATAAAAATGTGGGATGTTATCTGGAAAAAAGGACTGTTACATATTTTTGCAGGTACATTCATGACAAAAGTAATCTCATTTTTTGGCTCAATTTTTTTGGTAAGAGTATTGAGCAAGCAAGAATATGGTATTTTGGGATATTTGGATAACATTTATGGTTATGCTTTTGTTTTTGCGGGAATGGGACTCTCTAATGCAATATTGCGTTATGTAGTGTTAGCAGAAACGATACAAGAAAAATATAATTATTTTAATTATGCAGTTAAAAAGGGAATTGTCTGGAATGTTATTTTAATACTATGTCTTTTAATATTCAGTGGATTTTATCCGCATCCAGCCGCATATCAAAACTATATCTGGCTGCTTTGTATATTAATAATAGCTGTACCATTTCAATATATAATAGATAATGTGCTGTGCAATGAACGAGCCATGTTTTCGAATCAAAGATATGCGTTATATTCGTTTTGTTTCTCCGGTGTGACTATCATAAGTAAAATTTTATTTGGAAAATGGTTTGGAATTAAAGGCGTTGTTTTTTCCCAGGTTTGTATTTACATAGTATTAGCAGTCTCCTTTTTTATTCTAACGAAAAAGGACTATTATAGCGATTTAATTTCGAAAAAACTTTCAAAATCTGAGAAGTCTACCATTACTCGATATTCGTTACAATATATGATAACAAATGGATTGTGGGCAATTTTTATGTTAAATGATACCTTTCTTTTGGGAAGGTATTGTGCCCCAGAAATAATTGCAGAATATAAAGTTGCTTATACAATCCCAGGTAGTGTCTCTTTATTAAGTACGGCGATCGGAATATTTGTAACTCCCTATTTTGTGAGAAATGAAAATAATAATGCGTGGATTCGAAGTAATTACAAAAAGACTTATCTTATAACAGCGGGTGTAGTTGGAGCAATATGTTTAATAATTACTGTTTTGGCGAAACCGATTGTTTTGCTTTTATATGGAAGTGAATACATAAATGTAGTGAAGATAATGGGGGTTTTGTTGATAGCTTCATTTTTTAATTGCGGACTCCGTTATACAACAGCAAATATTTTAGCGGCTATGGGAAAAGTAAAGTATAATATGATAATTTCAGGGATAGGAATTTTACTTCAATTTAGTCTTAACATTCAAATTATTCCTAGATTTGGAGCTATGGGCGTAGCTATTACTAGTTGCATTGTTTACGGTATAATGGCTATCAGCCTATTATTTATATTTTTGAAACAGTATTATTGGGACAACAATCCTGGCAATAAAAACTGCAAATAA
- a CDS encoding DegT/DnrJ/EryC1/StrS aminotransferase family protein, protein MEFRDLKKQYEVLKPEIDAAIQNVIDNTAFISGPQVKELEERLAAYTGMKYCITCGNGTDALSMVLMAWDIKEGDAVFVPDFTFFATGEVASFEGATPVFVDVDEDTFDMDPAKLEEAIKAVIEEGKLTPKMVIPVDLFGLPAPYPEIERVAKQYGLKVLEDGAQGFGGMLEDRRACSFGDAATTSFFPAKPLGCYGDGGAIFTNDKKMAEYLESIRVHGKGSYKYENIRIGWNSRLDTLQATIMLPKLKAFKEYELDKVNEAAQTYTELLKDIVKTPSIPAGALSSWAQYTIQLKNRKERDGLQEFLKTKKIPTMVYYPIPMHSQKAFEDLTLYQECPMTEKLCETVLSLPMHPYLETSAIHYISEEIKKYISKR, encoded by the coding sequence ATGGAATTTCGAGACCTGAAAAAACAATATGAAGTATTAAAACCAGAAATCGATGCTGCAATTCAAAATGTCATCGACAACACCGCTTTCATCAGCGGCCCGCAAGTAAAAGAACTGGAAGAGCGGCTTGCCGCCTATACAGGCATGAAATATTGCATTACCTGTGGTAACGGAACCGATGCTCTTTCCATGGTTCTTATGGCCTGGGATATTAAAGAGGGAGACGCGGTATTTGTTCCTGATTTCACCTTCTTCGCCACCGGAGAGGTAGCTTCTTTCGAGGGAGCAACACCGGTTTTTGTCGATGTAGATGAAGATACCTTTGATATGGATCCGGCTAAATTAGAAGAAGCAATTAAGGCAGTCATCGAGGAAGGCAAATTAACTCCCAAAATGGTTATTCCCGTCGATTTGTTCGGCCTTCCTGCTCCTTATCCGGAAATAGAAAGAGTCGCAAAGCAATATGGACTTAAAGTTTTAGAGGATGGCGCACAGGGCTTTGGCGGCATGCTTGAAGACAGGAGAGCCTGCTCCTTTGGTGACGCAGCAACTACTTCTTTTTTTCCTGCCAAGCCTCTTGGCTGCTACGGGGATGGCGGAGCCATTTTTACCAATGATAAAAAAATGGCAGAGTATCTTGAATCAATCCGGGTTCATGGAAAAGGTTCCTATAAATACGAAAATATCCGTATCGGATGGAATTCTAGGCTGGACACGCTGCAGGCTACTATCATGCTCCCTAAATTAAAAGCGTTCAAAGAATATGAGCTGGATAAAGTAAATGAGGCGGCTCAGACCTACACGGAACTTTTAAAAGATATTGTCAAGACTCCGAGTATTCCGGCCGGAGCCTTATCCAGCTGGGCTCAGTATACAATTCAGCTTAAAAACAGGAAAGAACGGGATGGGCTTCAAGAGTTTTTGAAGACAAAAAAAATTCCGACGATGGTTTATTATCCGATTCCCATGCACAGTCAGAAGGCGTTTGAAGACCTGACGTTATATCAGGAATGCCCGATGACAGAAAAACTTTGTGAAACAGTATTATCACTTCCGATGCATCCGTACCTGGAGACTTCCGCGATTCACTATATTTCAGAAGAAATAAAAAAATATATCAGTAAGAGGTGA
- the dltA gene encoding D-alanine--poly(phosphoribitol) ligase subunit DltA, producing the protein MTILEKISENASNYPERIAYHKENILGGGIRSNRITWKELDLYSDKLAAYLDRILETRTPLIVYGHKDPYMLVCFLACVKSGRAYCPVDISVPLNRVEAIIKEVQPELILATEELSLEYENILSYHSIISTIENEENSIGKEKQVSAEDTFYIIFTSGSTGTPKGVQITRDCLDQFIKWAVTLGHGLQEGEHYTFLNQAPFSFDLSVMDLYLSLYTGGTLWALEKSVQNDMKQMLDSLKDSHADVWVSTPSFADVCLSDKKFSREILPNLKLFLFCGETLTNRTVERLKDEFPDADIVNTYGPTESTVAVTQVLVTPELCETQNPLPVGKEKEGTWIFIMDQQGNILLEGEKGEIVIVGNSVSIGYWKRPDLTEKVFGNREIEGKDYRLYHTGDKGYKKDGQLFYCGRIDLQIKLHGYRIEIEDIESNIMKLSGVEKAALLPVYKDGQVRSLTAFVVAKDKIEDSFSAAQKLRIELKSYIPDYMIPKKIVFLEKLPMTNNGKVDRKALEGIK; encoded by the coding sequence ATGACCATTTTAGAAAAGATAAGCGAAAATGCATCAAATTACCCGGAACGTATTGCTTATCATAAGGAAAATATACTGGGTGGGGGCATAAGATCGAACCGGATAACATGGAAAGAACTGGATTTATATTCTGATAAACTGGCGGCGTATTTGGATCGTATTCTCGAAACCAGGACGCCGCTTATTGTTTACGGACATAAGGATCCCTATATGCTGGTATGCTTTCTTGCCTGCGTGAAGTCAGGAAGAGCATATTGTCCGGTCGACATTTCCGTTCCTCTAAACAGAGTTGAGGCAATTATTAAAGAAGTACAGCCTGAGCTGATACTTGCGACGGAGGAACTGTCTTTAGAATACGAAAATATTCTATCCTATCATTCGATTATATCAACCATAGAAAATGAAGAAAATAGTATTGGAAAAGAGAAACAAGTCAGTGCTGAAGATACATTTTATATTATATTTACCTCTGGCAGTACCGGTACGCCTAAGGGTGTGCAGATTACCAGAGACTGTCTGGATCAGTTTATTAAATGGGCAGTAACACTTGGCCACGGCCTGCAGGAAGGTGAACATTATACATTTCTCAATCAGGCTCCGTTTTCCTTTGATCTGTCTGTTATGGATTTATATCTTTCTTTATATACGGGCGGAACGCTTTGGGCACTTGAAAAAAGTGTGCAGAATGATATGAAACAGATGCTTGATTCCCTTAAAGACTCACATGCCGATGTATGGGTTTCCACACCGTCTTTTGCCGATGTCTGCCTGTCGGATAAAAAATTTTCAAGGGAAATACTTCCAAATTTAAAACTCTTTTTATTCTGCGGAGAGACTTTGACAAATCGTACAGTGGAGCGGCTGAAGGATGAATTTCCTGATGCAGATATTGTGAATACATATGGGCCAACTGAATCTACGGTAGCAGTTACCCAGGTTCTGGTCACTCCGGAACTTTGCGAGACCCAGAATCCCTTGCCGGTGGGAAAAGAAAAGGAAGGTACATGGATTTTCATTATGGATCAGCAGGGAAACATTCTGCTGGAAGGTGAAAAGGGAGAAATCGTGATAGTTGGAAATTCGGTGAGCATCGGTTATTGGAAAAGGCCGGATTTAACAGAAAAAGTATTCGGAAACCGCGAAATAGAAGGTAAAGACTACCGGCTTTATCATACAGGTGATAAAGGATATAAAAAAGATGGGCAGCTTTTCTACTGTGGAAGGATTGATCTTCAGATTAAGCTTCATGGTTATCGCATCGAAATAGAAGATATAGAGAGCAATATCATGAAGCTTTCGGGAGTTGAGAAAGCAGCGCTTTTGCCAGTTTATAAAGACGGACAAGTTCGGAGCCTTACGGCCTTTGTTGTAGCAAAGGATAAAATTGAAGATTCCTTCAGTGCCGCACAAAAACTGCGGATAGAATTAAAGTCTTATATTCCGGACTATATGATTCCTAAGAAAATTGTTTTCTTAGAAAAACTGCCTATGACGAATAATGGGAAAGTGGACAGAAAAGCGCTGGAGGGGATAAAGTAA
- the dltB gene encoding D-alanyl-lipoteichoic acid biosynthesis protein DltB: MNFFSGYTFFVYLFAALIPAVMLGLSGKSLKNYRTVLTILFIWAIYKDSLVQLVYLMVYAAAAVYLVKIYLFLRKRYGRNQYIYGHAILLAVIPLVLSKVSGLYGKSIFGFLGISYICFRVIQIIIETYDGVIQEIEPLQFLNFILFFPCLSSGPIDRSRRFGEDYDKTYSVKEYQELMGTGLYKILLGLFYKVVCSAVFYKLLTDVFAERYRPIYIIGYAYVYGLYMFFDFAGYSSMAVGTSYLLGIRTPDNFNRPFLSIDMKDFWNRWHITLSSWFRDFIFTRFMVDSARKKRFKSRLNGAAAGLILNMTIMGIWHGLEPHYIIYGVYHGLILAVTEIYQKKSKFYRNHKDKGWYRFGSWFLTLNLVMFGFLIFSGHVSKIWNAVIVYL, translated from the coding sequence ATGAACTTTTTTTCTGGATACACATTTTTTGTTTACTTGTTCGCAGCACTTATCCCGGCAGTGATGCTGGGACTTTCCGGAAAATCATTAAAAAATTACAGAACGGTTTTGACAATCCTTTTTATCTGGGCAATCTATAAGGATAGTCTGGTTCAACTGGTATATTTGATGGTCTATGCGGCAGCGGCAGTTTATCTTGTGAAAATATATTTATTTCTCAGGAAAAGGTATGGAAGGAATCAATACATATACGGACATGCTATACTCCTGGCGGTAATTCCTCTGGTGCTGAGCAAGGTGAGCGGCCTGTATGGAAAGAGTATTTTTGGATTTTTGGGGATATCTTATATTTGTTTCAGGGTGATTCAAATTATTATTGAAACGTACGATGGAGTAATTCAGGAAATAGAACCGCTTCAGTTTCTGAATTTTATTTTGTTTTTCCCATGTCTTAGTTCTGGCCCCATTGACAGAAGCAGACGCTTTGGCGAGGACTATGATAAAACTTACTCAGTTAAAGAGTACCAGGAACTGATGGGAACCGGCTTATATAAAATTCTGTTAGGACTATTTTATAAGGTTGTATGCTCGGCGGTATTTTATAAACTGCTGACAGATGTTTTTGCGGAGCGTTATAGGCCGATCTACATCATTGGATATGCGTATGTTTATGGCCTGTATATGTTTTTTGACTTTGCAGGTTACAGCTCTATGGCCGTGGGAACAAGCTATCTTCTGGGAATAAGGACGCCGGATAATTTTAACAGGCCATTTCTCAGTATTGATATGAAAGATTTCTGGAACCGCTGGCACATTACATTATCTTCCTGGTTCAGAGATTTTATTTTCACCCGTTTTATGGTGGATTCAGCCAGAAAGAAGCGGTTTAAAAGCCGCTTGAACGGGGCGGCTGCCGGTTTAATTCTTAATATGACAATTATGGGAATCTGGCACGGTCTGGAGCCGCACTATATTATTTATGGTGTCTATCACGGTTTGATTTTAGCAGTAACTGAGATTTATCAGAAGAAATCAAAATTTTATCGGAATCATAAGGACAAAGGCTGGTATCGTTTTGGTTCCTGGTTTTTGACTTTAAATCTTGTCATGTTTGGATTCTTGATATTTTCAGGGCATGTATCGAAAATTTGGAATGCAGTTATTGTCTATTTGTAA
- the dltC gene encoding D-alanine--poly(phosphoribitol) ligase subunit 2 — translation MEEKVLEMLAELCEDEIVKEKQEVELFETGLLDSLTFAELLFEIENQFGVIIAPSEIERKDINTPQKIIELIKARL, via the coding sequence ATGGAAGAAAAAGTATTGGAAATGTTGGCAGAGCTTTGTGAAGATGAGATTGTGAAAGAAAAACAGGAGGTAGAACTGTTTGAGACGGGGCTCTTGGATTCTCTGACCTTTGCAGAACTATTATTTGAGATAGAGAATCAGTTTGGCGTGATTATCGCGCCCTCGGAAATTGAGCGGAAAGATATTAATACGCCCCAAAAAATTATTGAACTGATTAAGGCGAGGCTGTAA
- the dltD gene encoding D-alanyl-lipoteichoic acid biosynthesis protein DltD, protein MKRILSFMGALMLFIITCIGLFIYSEKLINNKKETLIYYNTDKRNFCKAAMEIIFTDDTIPVLGSSELSASDEVAYPPSLFQNGNSDFNMIMIGRGTMQSLHHAINLGAYAKNIPSEKVVLILSPQWFTSSHLNSEAYASRFSERMYVEFLKNSDITYEVKKRVTERVQSLLESDPPQLKRVKTYEKNYIKHTLNPVSHIEMAVYDSFMNLKQRFLLYEDIKDREFELMEPIIAEDINFNQLMKEAENAGKEACTNNDLFIYDEYYDTYVKDSLNQRKDSEVNSSYLDSPEYDDFCLFLEVCKETGIEPLIVSIPVNGRWYDWTGFPKEERAAYYQKIRSICEEYQVQIADFSDKEYEEYFLKDIMHLGWKGWVYLDEAVYHFYKEDKQ, encoded by the coding sequence ATGAAAAGAATACTTTCTTTCATGGGAGCGCTGATGTTATTTATTATTACTTGCATAGGATTGTTTATTTATTCCGAAAAGTTGATAAATAATAAAAAAGAAACGTTGATATATTATAACACGGATAAAAGAAATTTCTGCAAGGCGGCCATGGAAATTATATTTACGGATGACACAATTCCTGTATTGGGCTCATCTGAGTTATCTGCGTCAGATGAGGTTGCCTATCCACCGTCGTTATTCCAAAACGGAAATTCCGATTTCAATATGATTATGATAGGAAGGGGGACTATGCAGAGCCTGCACCATGCGATTAATCTTGGGGCGTATGCAAAAAATATCCCTTCAGAAAAAGTTGTGTTGATTCTGTCCCCACAGTGGTTTACATCCTCACATCTCAATTCTGAGGCATATGCCAGCCGTTTTTCGGAGCGGATGTATGTAGAATTTTTGAAAAATTCCGATATTACGTATGAGGTAAAAAAAAGAGTGACGGAAAGGGTTCAATCTCTTTTAGAATCAGATCCACCACAATTAAAGCGTGTGAAAACATATGAGAAAAATTATATAAAACATACATTAAATCCCGTTTCACACATAGAAATGGCAGTATATGATTCTTTCATGAATTTGAAACAGCGTTTTTTACTTTATGAGGATATCAAAGACAGGGAATTTGAATTGATGGAGCCAATTATAGCTGAAGATATTAATTTCAATCAATTGATGAAAGAAGCTGAAAATGCAGGCAAAGAGGCTTGCACAAATAATGATTTATTCATCTATGATGAGTATTATGATACATATGTTAAGGATTCACTGAATCAGAGAAAGGATTCTGAAGTTAACTCCAGCTATTTGGACTCACCGGAATATGATGACTTTTGTTTGTTTCTCGAAGTGTGTAAGGAGACCGGAATTGAGCCTTTAATCGTTAGTATTCCTGTAAACGGGCGCTGGTATGACTGGACTGGTTTTCCGAAAGAAGAGAGAGCTGCTTATTATCAAAAGATACGTTCAATTTGTGAAGAATATCAGGTTCAAATAGCCGATTTTTCTGATAAGGAGTATGAAGAATATTTTCTAAAAGACATTATGCATTTGGGCTGGAAAGGATGGGTTTATCTGGATGAAGCTGTTTACCATTTTTATAAAGAAGATAAACAATAA
- a CDS encoding type III pantothenate kinase, with amino-acid sequence MILAIDIGNTNIFIGAIDSKKTYFAERITTTIGKTNLEYAITLKSILEIYHIEPKEIEGAIISSVVPPLNRTLMSAVRKITGISPKLVGSGMKTGLNILMDNPKSVGSDMIVNSIGALGEHEPPIIIMEMGTATTMSVIDKNSRYIGGAILPGLRVSLDSMSASTAQLPRISLDTPKRVIGKNTVDCMRSGVIFGNAAMIDGMITKIEEELGEPATVIATGGIAKAVLPLCSHTIIYDGALLLKGLLALYEKNR; translated from the coding sequence ATGATTCTGGCAATCGATATCGGCAACACGAATATTTTCATTGGGGCCATTGACAGTAAAAAAACATATTTTGCAGAGCGTATCACAACTACTATTGGCAAAACCAATCTGGAATATGCCATTACGCTGAAAAGTATTCTGGAAATCTATCATATTGAGCCAAAAGAGATTGAGGGCGCCATTATTTCCTCGGTCGTCCCGCCGTTAAACAGGACGCTTATGTCCGCTGTCAGAAAAATCACCGGAATCTCGCCCAAGCTCGTCGGCTCCGGCATGAAAACCGGACTCAATATCCTGATGGATAATCCGAAATCCGTGGGCAGCGATATGATTGTCAATTCCATCGGAGCCCTGGGTGAGCATGAGCCGCCCATTATAATCATGGAGATGGGAACCGCCACCACAATGTCGGTCATTGATAAGAACAGCCGTTATATCGGAGGCGCCATTCTCCCCGGCCTTCGCGTATCTTTAGACAGTATGAGCGCAAGTACGGCCCAACTGCCGCGAATCAGCCTGGATACGCCGAAAAGAGTCATTGGGAAAAATACCGTGGATTGTATGAGAAGCGGGGTTATTTTCGGAAATGCAGCTATGATAGACGGGATGATTACGAAGATTGAGGAAGAACTGGGAGAACCCGCCACCGTTATCGCCACCGGCGGTATTGCAAAGGCGGTGCTGCCGCTCTGCAGCCATACGATTATTTATGATGGGGCGCTGCTGCTGAAGGGGCTGCTGGCGTTGTATGAGAAAAATCGATAG
- a CDS encoding alpha/beta hydrolase — protein MIFKKFLIETGTGETGFRIKGEPVETEEDGCGDSGGNIDGRIEGSRSGNDRSGKTSSGNTGLPKNRKRRSGGALLTCFLKDNTDGKPDARRKAVIICPGGGYEFCSTREGEPAAFQFLAMDCQAFVLHYSTDPGIFPEALCELAAAVALIRRRAGEWHIEPNGICVCGFSAGGHLAASLGVFWNRNFLKERLGLEPEQMRPNGLILSYPVISSGEYGHAASFDNLTGKGRAEFSREFLSLENQVGEQVPPVFMWHTDTDGTVPVENSLLFAWALKKAKVSLELHIYPQGRHGLALANEETDKETDDGRGGYVVPCCQSWTELVKKWIISL, from the coding sequence ATGATTTTTAAAAAATTTTTGATAGAGACCGGAACGGGAGAAACAGGATTCCGGATAAAAGGCGAACCGGTGGAGACAGAAGAGGACGGCTGCGGTGACAGCGGCGGTAATATCGACGGAAGGATTGAAGGAAGCAGAAGTGGAAACGACAGAAGTGGAAAAACCAGCAGTGGAAACACCGGATTACCGAAGAACCGCAAACGGCGCAGCGGAGGCGCGCTTCTCACCTGTTTTCTGAAGGATAATACGGACGGAAAACCGGATGCTAGGAGAAAAGCGGTCATTATCTGTCCGGGCGGCGGTTATGAATTTTGTTCCACCAGGGAAGGGGAGCCGGCGGCTTTCCAGTTTCTTGCCATGGACTGTCAGGCATTTGTGCTCCACTACAGCACGGATCCCGGCATCTTTCCCGAGGCGCTCTGTGAGCTGGCGGCCGCCGTGGCATTGATACGGAGACGGGCCGGTGAATGGCATATTGAGCCAAACGGAATCTGTGTGTGCGGCTTTTCGGCGGGCGGTCATCTGGCGGCTTCGCTGGGAGTGTTCTGGAACAGGAATTTTTTGAAGGAGCGGCTGGGCCTTGAACCGGAGCAAATGCGTCCGAACGGGCTGATTCTTTCTTACCCCGTTATCTCATCGGGGGAATACGGGCATGCGGCATCCTTTGACAATCTGACGGGAAAGGGCAGAGCGGAATTTTCACGGGAGTTTCTGTCTTTGGAGAACCAGGTGGGAGAACAGGTCCCGCCGGTTTTCATGTGGCATACGGATACCGACGGAACCGTGCCGGTGGAAAATTCTTTGCTCTTTGCCTGGGCGCTTAAAAAGGCAAAGGTCAGTCTGGAGCTTCATATCTATCCGCAGGGAAGACACGGTCTGGCCCTGGCAAATGAGGAGACGGATAAGGAGACGGATGACGGGAGAGGCGGTTATGTGGTGCCGTGCTGCCAGTCCTGGACAGAGCTTGTAAAAAAGTGGATCATATCGCTTTGA
- a CDS encoding peptide chain release factor 3, with translation MENITEQIKKRRTFAIISHPDAGKTTLTEKFLLYGGAINLAGTVKGRKAAKHAVSDWMEIEKERGISVTSSVLQFNYEGYCINILDTPGHQDFSEDTYRTLMAADSAVMVIDASKGVEAQTIKLFKVCLLRNIPIFTFINKMDREARDPFELMDEIESVLGIKTCPVNWPIGCGKNFKGVYDRNTKKITTFTAAMGGQKEVASQEFDLESGDVDGIIGPDYHGQLLEDIELLDGASDEFDMDLVSQGKLSPAFFGSALTNFGVETFLEHFLQMTTSPLPRKTTTGVVDPFDNQFSAFVFKIQANMNKAHRDRIAFMRICSGKFQAGMEVTHVQGGRKIRLSQPQQMMAQDRKIVEEAYAGDIIGVFDPGIFSIGDTLCTASDKIEFEGIPTFAPEHFARVRQMDTMKRKQFIKGINQIAQEGAIQIFQEFNTGMEEIIVGVVGELQFEVLTYRLENEYNVEVKLDKLPYEYIRWIENKDEVDVAKLQGTSDMKRIKDLKDNPLLLFINSWSVGMVLDRNPGLKLSEFGRNN, from the coding sequence TTGGAGAATATAACAGAGCAGATTAAAAAACGACGCACCTTTGCCATCATTTCCCACCCTGATGCAGGTAAGACCACATTGACCGAGAAGTTCCTGCTTTACGGAGGAGCGATCAACTTGGCCGGAACGGTCAAGGGAAGGAAGGCGGCGAAGCACGCTGTTTCCGACTGGATGGAGATTGAGAAGGAGAGAGGTATCTCCGTTACTTCATCCGTACTGCAGTTTAATTACGAAGGATACTGCATCAACATCCTGGATACACCGGGACATCAGGATTTCTCGGAGGATACGTACCGTACGTTGATGGCGGCAGATTCCGCCGTCATGGTAATCGATGCATCAAAGGGCGTCGAGGCACAGACGATTAAACTGTTTAAGGTCTGCCTGCTCAGGAATATCCCGATATTTACATTTATCAACAAGATGGACCGTGAAGCCAGGGATCCCTTTGAATTGATGGATGAGATTGAGAGCGTGCTTGGTATTAAGACATGCCCGGTCAACTGGCCGATCGGCTGCGGGAAGAATTTCAAGGGCGTATACGACAGAAATACGAAGAAGATTACCACATTTACGGCGGCCATGGGAGGACAGAAGGAAGTCGCTTCCCAGGAATTCGATTTGGAGAGCGGAGATGTGGACGGCATCATTGGGCCGGACTACCATGGACAGCTTTTGGAAGATATCGAGCTTTTAGACGGCGCCAGCGATGAATTTGATATGGACCTGGTAAGCCAGGGCAAGCTTTCACCGGCATTCTTCGGTTCCGCCCTGACCAACTTTGGAGTGGAGACATTCCTGGAGCATTTCCTCCAGATGACGACGTCACCTCTTCCGAGAAAGACGACGACGGGCGTCGTGGATCCGTTTGATAACCAGTTCAGCGCCTTTGTATTTAAAATCCAGGCCAATATGAATAAAGCCCACAGGGACAGAATCGCATTTATGAGAATCTGTTCCGGCAAATTCCAGGCCGGAATGGAGGTTACCCATGTACAGGGCGGCCGTAAGATCCGTCTGTCCCAGCCGCAGCAGATGATGGCACAGGACAGGAAGATCGTGGAGGAGGCATATGCCGGTGATATTATCGGTGTGTTCGATCCGGGCATTTTCTCCATTGGGGATACGCTCTGCACGGCTTCCGATAAGATAGAGTTTGAAGGAATCCCCACATTTGCACCGGAGCATTTTGCCAGAGTCCGCCAGATGGATACGATGAAACGGAAACAGTTTATCAAGGGAATCAACCAGATTGCCCAGGAGGGCGCGATCCAGATTTTCCAGGAGTTTAATACGGGAATGGAAGAGATTATCGTCGGCGTTGTAGGAGAGTTGCAGTTTGAGGTCCTCACCTACAGACTGGAAAATGAATATAACGTGGAGGTTAAGTTGGACAAGCTTCCATATGAATATATCCGCTGGATTGAGAATAAGGATGAGGTGGATGTGGCGAAGCTCCAGGGTACATCCGATATGAAGAGGATCAAAGACCTTAAAGATAACCCTCTGTTGCTATTCATCAACAGCTGGAGCGTGGGAATGGTCCTGGACCGCAACCCGGGCTTAAAGCTCAGTGAGTTTGGACGCAATAATTAA
- a CDS encoding GatB/YqeY domain-containing protein: MSKIDVVRAAMVEAMKAKDKARKDSLSMLLSALKNAEIDKREPLTEAEADAIVKKELKQTKETYELAPADRDDIRAEAEARMAVYKEFAPEDMNEEQIAAVIKEVLAELGIEKAAPSDKGKIMKVLMPKVKGKADGKVVNQVLAEMLK; the protein is encoded by the coding sequence ATGAGTAAGATTGATGTTGTACGTGCAGCTATGGTAGAGGCTATGAAGGCAAAGGACAAGGCGAGAAAAGATTCTCTTTCCATGCTTCTTTCCGCTCTTAAGAATGCAGAGATAGATAAAAGGGAACCGCTCACCGAGGCGGAGGCCGATGCTATCGTGAAGAAAGAACTGAAACAGACGAAGGAGACCTATGAGCTGGCTCCCGCAGACAGGGATGATATCCGCGCCGAGGCTGAGGCCAGGATGGCGGTTTACAAAGAGTTTGCCCCGGAGGACATGAACGAGGAGCAGATTGCCGCGGTAATCAAAGAGGTGCTGGCGGAACTCGGAATTGAGAAGGCGGCTCCGTCCGACAAGGGAAAGATTATGAAAGTCCTGATGCCGAAGGTAAAGGGAAAAGCTGACGGAAAAGTGGTAAATCAGGTATTGGCGGAAATGCTTAAATAG